From a single Gammaproteobacteria bacterium genomic region:
- a CDS encoding ABC transporter permease has translation MSNLRQLTTISQPLIRMLVSALVIIGLWQAVVVIFEMPSFILPSPFDVIDRLVHRHQVLLKHSWVTAQEIVLGLLLGLSMGLLFALQMLMFKPIKRWLLPILIASQAVPVFAIAPVLMLWLGYGIGSKIVMAALIIFFPVTTCCYDGLRNTPVGYLDLAKTMGATKWQMLRHIQLPAALPTLASGIRVAVVIAPIGAVAGEWVGSSAGLGYLMLQANARMMIDEMFAALFILSSLSVALYFLTDKLLKKLIPWQN, from the coding sequence ATGAGTAACTTACGTCAATTGACCACCATATCGCAGCCACTTATTCGCATGTTGGTTAGTGCATTGGTGATTATTGGCTTGTGGCAAGCTGTTGTCGTTATCTTTGAAATGCCGTCATTCATTTTACCCAGTCCGTTTGATGTGATTGACCGATTGGTGCACCGACATCAAGTGTTGTTAAAACACAGCTGGGTCACCGCGCAAGAAATTGTACTTGGCTTGCTGCTAGGACTGTCGATGGGGCTGTTATTCGCGTTGCAAATGCTGATGTTCAAACCGATTAAACGTTGGTTGCTGCCCATTTTAATCGCCAGTCAGGCGGTTCCGGTGTTCGCGATTGCCCCAGTACTAATGTTGTGGCTGGGTTACGGCATTGGCTCAAAAATTGTGATGGCTGCTTTGATCATCTTTTTTCCGGTCACTACATGCTGCTACGACGGTTTACGCAATACCCCAGTCGGTTATCTCGATTTGGCAAAAACGATGGGCGCTACAAAATGGCAAATGCTGCGTCATATTCAATTGCCCGCGGCTTTACCCACCTTAGCGTCGGGCATTCGGGTCGCGGTGGTTATTGCGCCAATTGGTGCGGTGGCAGGGGAGTGGGTCGGTTCTAGTGCCGGTTTAGGTTATTTAATGTTGCAGGCTAATGCCCGCATGATGATCGACGAAATGTTTGCCGCGCTCTTTATCTTATCTAGTTTGTCGGTTGCGCTGTATTTTTTAACCGATAAATTGCTTAAAAAATTGATCCCTTGGCAAAATTAA
- a CDS encoding ABC transporter ATP-binding protein: protein MSVSHLAKLAPTNTAPVNTASVNTASVNAASVNAVTIKISNGYLRYYDEAQPTIAGLNMEIAAGQWTCILGRSGCGKSTLLRYLANLLENKVQWTGEITSQPPCDIKDQVAYMAQQDLLMPWLSVIDNVMLSTKFGAAPDQTDNPQMMIDKAHSLLQKVGLADKSKHMPAQLSGGMRQRVALVRTLMQDKPIVLMDEPFSALDAVARYRLQNLAYQLLQDKTVVLITHDPQEAIRLANQLYILQGQPAQAHALAVPISAAPRKFDAQCAQLQQTIMERLEQDHE, encoded by the coding sequence ATGTCTGTTAGTCATTTGGCTAAATTGGCACCAACCAACACTGCCCCAGTCAATACGGCATCAGTCAATACGGCATCAGTCAATGCGGCATCAGTCAATGCGGTCACGATCAAAATTTCGAATGGCTATCTACGTTATTACGATGAGGCACAGCCGACCATTGCTGGGCTTAACATGGAGATTGCGGCAGGTCAGTGGACCTGTATTTTGGGTCGCAGTGGTTGTGGCAAAAGCACCTTACTGCGCTATCTTGCAAATTTACTTGAAAACAAAGTGCAGTGGACGGGTGAAATTACCAGCCAACCTCCATGTGACATAAAAGATCAGGTTGCCTATATGGCGCAGCAAGATCTGTTGATGCCTTGGTTATCGGTGATAGATAACGTGATGTTAAGTACAAAGTTTGGCGCTGCGCCAGACCAAACCGATAACCCACAAATGATGATCGACAAGGCGCACTCGTTATTGCAAAAGGTTGGACTAGCGGACAAATCTAAGCACATGCCGGCGCAATTATCAGGAGGCATGCGTCAGCGTGTCGCGCTGGTTAGAACGCTGATGCAAGACAAACCCATTGTATTAATGGATGAGCCATTCTCAGCATTAGACGCGGTCGCTCGTTATCGGTTACAAAATTTGGCTTATCAATTACTGCAAGACAAAACCGTGGTATTGATAACTCACGATCCTCAAGAAGCTATTCGTTTAGCCAATCAACTGTACATCTTGCAAGGCCAACCTGCACAGGCTCACGCTTTGGCGGTGCCAATCTCGGCAGCGCCACGTAAGTTTGATGCGCAGTGCGCCCAACTGCAGCAAACAATTATGGAACGTTTGGAGCAAGATCATGAGTAA